One Tachysurus vachellii isolate PV-2020 chromosome 14, HZAU_Pvac_v1, whole genome shotgun sequence genomic window, GAAATCATCATTGATGTTCACTCTTTTGTTCCAGAAATTCAAGGTACAAGGTACATATTTGTTACTTAGAACAAATATACAccatttctaaatatttaagccttttctcttcatcctttttttttattcgttatTTTGTTGTTcctttataaaatatacaatatgcaaaatatataaagtcTGTTTGACATATTCCCAGTGGATTGGTTTCCTGCTTTGTTAAACAATGGACCCTCTGATTATGCAGTGAAAGGAATACAGAAAGCACTTGGCATATTGGTGACTCATTTACTCTTTACTAAAACTGTAACAAGAGCAAGAACATATATCATTAAAGCTGTAATGTGTCATTGTAATTGATAGCCTGATTGCCctgttgtgtgttctgttataACTTAAAAGTAATGATCATTGACATCTCTGAGCAAAACACATAAGGTTGAGACCGATGCTTTGTAATGCTGCTGTGTCTCAGTCATACCCAATGGCACATCAGAGAGCATATTCAGTAAGCCCTTAGGAAAAAAgtgcattattttatattataactgTAGACATGTCTGcccacagaaagaaagaaaggatttgTAACTTTCTCGGGCAAGCTCTACAAAGTAGGCAGTACACATTTACTGTAATAGACTAATATATTGAAAAAAGGAAGACTGTAAGTCACATAACATTTGGATGGAGCCCCATTGCATTAATAGACTTACTGAAGCCTGAGCTTGAATCATTTACCTTACAACACTTTCAGGCATGTTTACTTTGTACCGTTCTGAATAGTATCATTTGTGAGTTCAATTTTAAATAGTTATTATCAGAGCTTCACAATTACAGGCAAAATGGTAGACTCATCAGGACATAAACACCAATTAGTTGAGATATTACTTGGATTGTTGCACAGCCCCTGCCCATAAGTTAAAAGTTATAGTCTAAAAATCCTGAAGAACAATTAAGAGAATGAAAGCACAATTCCGAATGGTAGGGTATTCTCTATCTATGCACTTTGGTGATGCCATCATAGGCAGACCTGTGGTGTAGGCTACAAGTATGATAAACATGATCATATGGGAATGTCCCCAAGACATTACATTCTGGTTGTGTTCAGCACAATGTTGTCAACCTAGCAACTTTGCTGATACATCTGCTTTTTAGACCCCTTTAGTGTCGTAATTTAAAAAAGAGCATAGCTACAAATCTAGCCAATTTTTGAGCAGATATTAGTCTGTCCTGCATTCGATACAGCTCTCAGCTAACATATTAGCTGCCAGTTCTAGGAGTTGAGAGAGCAAGTTCAGGCGACTCATCATCACTGTGCGGAACCTGACTACATTGTGCTTCCGGTAACACTAATGTTTTCTAACATCTAATCACTAAACGCCAGTGTTTTCAGCACCTAGTCACTGATCCTTATTGTCCCCAATGACAAATCACTAATCCCCATTGTTTGTCCCACCCATGCACTtaattttcatcttcatcttagCTCCCTGCTTGTCTATGTTTACAAGCAATAAAGGCAAGTTATTCAGCCATAATTTTTGCCTTTGTTTATAAACCCGAACTGCTTCAATGTGTCTTGGTATAAATTATAGAATGTTGTATCTTTGTGGTTTTCAGTGACatgatcaatttttttttttacagaaaatattcAGAAACCATTATTATCTGTTTCAATAAAGCTGTTCTGTTCTATACTACTATTGTTTCTGTATACTTGATTTGTATCAAATTGCATGCACTTTAAGTCTTTATAAAAAGATGTATGTTCTGTCGGGCGCCTAGAGGGCGCTCATGAGCACAGATTTGTAGCTTAAAATAAGAAATAGGACACACTGCCGCCTGGAGGATATCACAGGCTCGTGACAACTCAAAGGCGCCATGCGTGACTGGGGGAATCTTTTTAATTGCATTGTGTTATAGGAGGGAAACAAGGATAAACTGCATATATTCTCAGAACCTATGTTTCAGACGATATAAGAAATGAGAGTCTTTAATGGGGTGATTGGAAATAAATCATgctttgattattatttaaatggtgAAATAAACCAGTCTTTCCAGACTTCTCATACTGGCAAAAGTATTTGGTGGGTCAGATTAGTGCACATTCTGAAGTGCTGTACTATTGTGACACATTGTTGTGTGGAGTAATTAGAGTGCACGCAGCTCTCCAGTCGCACCCTGAGTTCTGCTGCCGGTGAGATCCAGCGCCGCTCTCTGATTGGCCATCCAGCGCGTTCCCTTAGTCACGTGACCAACCCTCTTTCTTCGAGCTGAGCAGCCTGGAGTCATGCTCACTAGCagggaggaggaggtggagaggaGCACTGAGAGAGCACGCTGAACATCTGCGACCCAGATACACACATCAGCGTCTGATACAGACCGAGTTGTATGAGGTTAAACTGTAAAAATGGCCGGAGATGAGCAGTCTGGTACACAGGAGCAGTGAATCTAGCAGCACAACAGAAATGCCGCGTGATCGGCCCCGATTTCTCAGCACCCTTCTGCCTTACAGTGTCCGGATCGGACGGTATGTAATGTTGGAGTAGTTGGAGCTTGTAAGGCAGGTGGAACTGTACTATATTTCTGTCGGACGAGATGAAGGCCGTGTGCGTAAACTTGGCgtctctgctgctgctgtgcgCTTGTGCCGGCGTGCTGCACTTCTGGAGCGTCTTTCAAAAGCGTTTGGAGAGAAACTCACGTAGCGTCCGGGAACACAGCGTACATCCTGACTATCCAGATCCATCTCCTGACCTTTCGGGAACTTTTCGAGCTTTACTTGCCGTCCCGACGGACTCCAAATTACACCCTGTTCGCAACATCAGCAATGATGAAACGGTTTCATTACGGAGAAAAGCTAACGGACGTCGGTTTGCAGCCACACAACGTGAGCTTCACGAGGCAGAAAACCAAACAGAACATTTTCTAGAGGACGGGATCTATTGGAGTCAACGCCTCGATGATGGTGTGTCGATGGGCTTCGGAGAGGAAGACGCGCGCTCGTGGAGACAGAGAGTCCGCCGCGGCCAAGTTGTGTCTCTGGAGCCGGGATGCGGCAGGACGTCCAACCAACTGGCCACGTTCTCGGACGGATCCCGGGCGTGTGTACGTTACGGCATCAACTCCGAGCAGGTTCAAGGAGAAACGCTGTCTTATTATCTAGCCGCTCTGCTCGGGATCACCAACGTGCCGCCACTCGCGCTTTTGCGCCTCGATGGCGAGCAGTGGACGCACGTGAGGCGGCGCATGGAGGCGCTACAGTGGACACCGAGTGCCGTGGTGTCTCTCAGCGAGTGGGTGGCCGAGCTCAGTCCAGCAGTCGTGCCTGCTCCATTTCACCGCTCCGGCCAAGGGTTGCGCCCGCTACTGCCCGAGCTCCAGACCAAAACCAAAGCGGAGCTTCTCGAGCTGGTGCAGTGGAGCGACCTGGTTTTGTTCGACTACATCACGGCCAACTTCGACCGGCTTGTGAGCAACCTGTTCAGCCTGCAGTGGGACGCCAAAGCCATGGAGAGAGACGCGAGCAACCTGCTCAAGACTCCTCGCGGCAGCTTGGTTTTTATCGATAACGAGGCGGGACTAGTTCACGGCTACCGTGTGCTGGATATGTGGGAAAAGTATCACAGCGCGGCGCTCGGCTCTGTGTGCGTGTTCAGGAGGAAAACTGCGCGGCGCGTGGCGGAGCTGCATCGGCGGAGAGACACGCGCGCTCGCCTGCTCCAGATCTACCGGGATAGTGAGCCTTTAGCGCCTGAGCTCGGCTTTCTGTCCGACGAACACACAAGGATACTGCAGGACAGGATAGACAGAATCCATGAGCACATTTTGCACTGTAAAGAAAAGCACGACAAACTGTAaagttttctctttctctctctttctctcgcgcGTGGATCCTGCTATCACATTAGTATGGATAAGGACCACTAGTTACCAAGGTGACCATTACACCACGCGACCCGTGAACTGGGTTCAGTGTGACTTCTGAATATCTGGACTAGCTACCTCCTGTAGGGACAAACCTTTAAATGTGGCTAAACAGGCTACAGTTTGTTTTCTATGTCATAACCTTTAATTCTTAAAAGTCTTTTGCAGAAAACACAATGCATATTACTTGTGATAGAAATAATCATGATAAAGGTTCATTGTAAACACACTGGAGGCCTAAGTGCTGATGTATGCTGCTTTTGCCATTATTGTCTTGTGTTAATAGGGAGACAATAATCCCACTATTTCCATTTAGGACaggatttaaatattaataaagctCCCCAATACTGAGCCAATTCTGACATCTTAAAAGTAACAAGGCAACATTCTGCAAGCTTTTGTTGCCAGTTTTTGTAAAACAGCCATGTGATGTTGGTGATTTTATATTACATGATGTGCTACATTTAATGCAAGGTTGCCTTTTGTTTTGGGCCAGTATAGTAGGATGTAAAATACACAAGTGACTCGGAtcagaaaatacataaaataagatCTAATACTCATCCAGCATTTTAAGCAGTATCAGGCTCAGTAGCGCTGGTCAGTACTGGATGTATGAATCTATTTATTGAATATCTGACTTGATAAAGAGAAGGTTATATGTGGATTAACAGGAGTCTGACAATATCTGTAATTTAGTGATGGCACATAGTTGTTGGTCACTAGAGTCAGAGAGTGATGAAATGGTAATATTCACACTTCTGCAAAGGTCAGTgattcatataaaaatatgtcTTTGATTATCCTCATTACTTTCCCAATTTCATTCATAGCCTTAATGAAGTGGTGGGATGTGCATTGAATTGAAAGTGTGTCGTGGGATTTTGCTTTGTGAACtctgaattttatttaactAATTTAAATCACAATCTGTGATAACATTccagttctttttttatattaaaaaatgtcatttttacatACCATTAAATCTAGTGGAACTGAAGTGTTTCATTACGTTGAACACTGCAGCACTTGTGTGGAGTCTTTTTTCCCAACATTCCCAATGTTCTGGAATacgtgtctctctgtcttgtaCACTAGACCTATTGTGAAACTGCAATGCCATACTCCTAACACACTTCTTTCATACTTCATATAAGGCTCTTTTCTTCATCACACATTAGAGGCAGGACATGCACAATGCAGTGTTATTTTCATGCTTCACACACAATGCTCCTTTAATTTGGAGCTCATCGTATTAACTGTTATGAAGACTGAGTCATTAATTTATGTCTAGAGCTTAAAATCAGTTTAATCATGTTTAATGTACAGACTTGAGTTAAACTGCCTGAAATctcagtgtgtatggtgtaaaTTAGTGTCGCTAACAGCTGGTTCAAGCCATCTAACGTGCAAAAAGAGTACATCAGGTGGTAAGTGAAGAAGCGCTGGCCCTTCAGGACATTTCACTCAACTATTACAGATATTGTTTAGTAATTCTCTATTTAGGCTCTAGTACATTATACTTGTTGCTTAGCTTTCCTAAGCTATTCCTCTAGCTATTCTGGGTTGTTAGTAGGGGAAAGTTGGACAGATACTCCTCAAAACCAGACGAGGGATAAATGATCAAAGCTACGTTAATGCTTTCCAGTCCATCCTCACATCTGTTTCAGCTTACAATGAGCACACTTGCATCTTTGTTGATTTCCTTTGAACCTTTTTTACAGTCTATCCTGTAAGATGTTTTTGTAAAGAATGCATTGTCTGATTCTTCAAATGTTAAAAGATATCCACACGTGGAACATCAACTTTAATGGCTTGTGTTTGGCACCAGGATTTTGTGACCCCCAGTATCATGGTCAATAATTTACTGTCCTGTGGTGTcttttcctgtttatttttaccatGGCTTGGTGTAttttatgaaatttatttttaaagctcaATTTCCAAATTCAGAGATATCTGGCTTTATAAAGTTATATCTGCTAAGCAATCATCTCCTGAATGAACctacaataaacacaacataagcAGCACTGGCTGGCTTTCTTCAAAAAGCCTCAGTATGGTTTGCCAGTGCAGAAAATATCCTTGAGTTGTAGACACCCTACATATGCTTCAtaagaataatataaacacacatatccAATTCAATAAACTACATTTCTCTTATAATCTCTCCTTTGACAATGTTTAAGTCTCCAGTGCAGTGGAAAGCTAATATTATAGATAACATAGGATAACATTAGCATTAAATATTACAGACAGGTGCAAAGTGCTCAATAAAGTTTTACTTACTATAACAGAAATGAACGTCAGCTACTGCTTGTGTTCTCCCACAGAAGGATAGTactatgtattttaataatgttttaccATAAAATCTCAAGGCAAAAACTTTAGGAATACCTTTAGATCTTAAAATGCTTGTCTTAAAATGCCTTGCAAAACAAGCCAGATAGAACCTTATGAAACCAAATAGTATTTGATCTTATATAATCTATGTATTAGGCATGTATTGAAAATGTCTCAGAATTTCATTGAAAATGAAAACTTCCATTGAAAATGTCTCAGAATGTGAATTTGAAGTAACTGACTGTACTGTAGACtatcatttactgtatgtttagaTATTGCAAATATTTAGAGAATTAGGGTTAAATGTTTTGCTAAGACTTTTGTGTTGTAGCTGAGGATTTTTACCATATTGTGGTGTTGTAGTTAGATTTTACAAGCATCTGTAGGCATGGATTATGAAActtatgtaaacacacacacacacacacacacacacacacacacacacacatacacacatacacacatcacatgcaCTTAACCCAGCATCTGGACCCTGTTGTTCCAAGTTGGAAAGGAAAGTTGCCTCCCTCTTTCTTTAGTCAGCCTTCTAAAATAAACCCTCAAGTAGGCCTTAATAGCACTGGGGGCTAAAATCAAAGCCACCACTGGTTTGTTCGCACATGTGTCCTTGATCCACGTCTGGGCTTTGTTACAGCTTGGCTCCCACCACGAAACCACACAAACTTCCCACATACTAAACCTGTGTCCCTCAGACAGCCACTTCCCGAACCCCCCTGCTGTGCAACATAGCCTGTTTACCACACTCCCCCACCGGTCACTCCAGAGGCCAGGGCAGCCCATCTGGACTTTGTTTTAATGCCACAGCCTTGTGGCCTCTCTGCTCGTTCTTCCTGTCAGCAATGGGTCTCCTAGAAAGACAGCCTCAGGGCAAACCTGAGCCTTTATGTCTTAGCTAGGACCTGCTTTATTGGGTTTACACTTGCAACCATAAAAAATTAGGAAACTATAAAGATACAGCCTCAGATCTGCATCAAAATAGAAACTCTGGATATGGAAAGTGTGTCATTTTGAATTAATGTAGATCCAGTTGTACTGGTGAACAAACTGAAACCTCTGTGATCTTAGCAACTGGTGTCTAATGCAGCTCCAACAATAAATAATTCTCTGCACTCCTATAGCGCACCCACATAGACTGAGGAAGTTATTTGGATTAACAGATTAGTTTATTCATGTGTAGTTCAGCAGGGAAAATAAAGGTATCCGTAGCACAGGTACTTTAAGATCATTATTCTGGATCATTATACTGAATGGTGGCCAGTCTGAAGGTATTCCCAGGGACTTCTCTGTTTTGCTCATGGCATggaagacacaaacacatagcaGACATTCCAGAGGAAGAAGATGTGTGCGTGCCTTATCCTCAGAACAGCAAATTCCCAGAAGGCTGAAGGCCCAGCTGTTTATCCCGGCTTTATTTTCAATTGTAAAATAtgcatctgtttgtttttttttgtttatttttggtttttcaaaaattaaaaaaaaaggataatttCTTTGCCTGTTATACACTTCTGGTGTGTTATTAACGAATATGTACAAAACATCTTTACAGTGCGTCTTTACAGTTTTGTAGCACTAAAAGCAGTAAAGAGCAATAGTGTGTGAAGGAATTCAATCTTGTTAAAGtggtgttagacataataataTGAACCAACATGATTAGAGACCAAATAAAATCTGTTAGCAAATGACTCCAACATTTTTTTACTAATGGCTCTGATGTATAATACTAAAAAGGGCAGTTTGAGAGAAAAGGGTAATTAGCTCTTAAAGAATGCTACCATGGGGGTTTGAGCTTGGGATTGCCAGTTTAAGTGTGCATTTGGCATTCTTTGTGTGGGCAGGACTGCAAACCTTCCCTGCATGAGTGATTTGAACACTTTacaaacagaaaagagaaagacactTAGTTACACTTGGATGGCGGTGACTTGGCAGGCTGGCAAGATGCCGCACTGAACGTAAGGTAGATAGCTAAATCTTCTAACAGTCTTACCCAAACCGTGTGTGGGATTGGGTGTTATTTCACTGAAAAAATAGCAGTGTTTCACCCACAGTGTTCTCATAAACAATCTCTTCCTCTAACAGCAACTCTAATGGCTGCTGAAACAGTATTTCAGAATGTCACATGGAAAGAGCCGTACACGGTTTAATAAGTTGGTAATAAGTGAGAAAAAGTGCACTTCTATCAGATAAGATCAGATAAGGAGGGATATGCACAGTTAGTCTATATAAATGCCAGACACTCTTTTGTTTCAACAGGCTGAGTAAAATTCACTTAGACTTTAACTGCAATATCTATTTTCCTCTTTATCTATCAGACTCTCTCTTTATCAATGTCAAACGGaaatacactcatatacacaagccttatttatttatatatttagaaagGGGGGCTCATTTAGTtcatttaagaaagaaagaaagaaagaaagaaagaaagaaagaaagaaagaaagaaagaaagaaaatactgTCGtttagaaattttaaatatgcagattttttttttctatttgcatGATTGACTTGGAAAACAAATTGTGTTGATTGACATGCtcagtgaatgtgtgtaaatcCTGAGGGTGTAAGGTTTGCCGATCCATCTGCGTAATCTTCAAAGAATCATCTCCTGCACAAAGAGCTCACTTGTTTGCTCGGGCCTCATCACTATGGAAATGggcaattttattattaaggatagCACAGTGGGGGAAACAGTTTTGCTATATAAAGCCCAATTCTGATGATATTCTAACTAAGTTTCAGAACTTAAGACTGCAGATGAATATTAGTATACAGATCCTGCGGTGGATTTATTATTTGGAACTGAGTTGGGTATGAccaatttaaatgaatataatggCATTGTGGTTGGCTATCATTATCCTTTGCAACCTATTCCAGCTTATCACCTTTAGATAAACCTTTATGTCTGTCATGTACAGTGTTCAATCTGAATAAAATAGCAATCAAGCATGAACCAGCAAATTAGCGTTTATTTAAGTGGAACACAAATTTTCTGTCCTCATACATGTCATGTGTTTGATCTGGGGAACATTTGcacatataatatttattcattcatctttagtggTCAGGCTCATAGTGGTTCTGATCTATCTACCaatagatctatctatctatctatctatctatctatctatctatctatctatctatctgtctgtctgtctgtctgtgtgttttcaaaTAAAGTGTGTCTAATGCTAAATCCACATAAAACAACTGGCTGTTTACTGCCTCTACACTCTTGGTTAAAGGTATTTAATGTTCCAGaagcatgtgtgtatgcagttGTATCTTTGCGTAAGCACACAATGTTGTTTGTTCAGAGCCAGAGTAATTCAGCCATTTGTATGTAAATTGCGATTTGTGCTACTTCACATGCTGCTCATTTCGTAAGCTAGAATTCGCTAGCTAAGGAAATGGCACTGTTTGCAAGTAATTGTGATGACAAGGACAGTGCTACCACATGCAAGGTGATTACAAGTTTAGCGTTACAGCTCTTTAACGCCTCAACACAAATGCCTGCAAGCTTTAATCCCTTTCGTTTGGCTAAGAGATGATACTTTGGAAGAAAGATAGCAGCATGAGAGAAGGAATCAGACATTAAAGATTAGACCTGCACAGGCTTGCTAATGTGTGCGTCTATTCAAGACAACATGCAGACAGGTCGGCGTGTCTTTTCAAAGAGTTGGCAGCCGGGAGGCAGGAGATATGAGTCAGAATCCCAAGTCTCTTTCAGGTCTTCTCATGTTCTGAGACACAGCTATTATGGTACAATAATAGGTGTGAGGGTCTACTTTGTGAAGAAGACAATGCTCTGCATAACATGTAATTGCTGCTGAAGTGTGATGAACGACTTTGTGCTTTGGATTTGTGAAATGGGTGACTTCAGTGACCAGAGatttcaaaaagaaaattattttattggtgTTGAATTTGAACATGACAAAAGTGCTTGGATTAATGTTGTTAATTATTCAATGTAGCAGAATGACTCTGTATTAAAGCAAGACACTGACAGTTTGCTTCATTATGTTTCTTTGGAAAGTAAACTTGAGATACAGATGGTGTTCTAATACAAATAAGAAATCCCCACCATTGCCCTCACCACCAACCCCCCACCACTCAGCAGTAGTCACAGCTCCGGTATTCACACCTATCACCCAGGTCTCTTCTATCATACCACAGTTACCTCCCAGGGGCGGTAAATA contains:
- the fjx1 gene encoding four-jointed box protein 1, producing MKAVCVNLASLLLLCACAGVLHFWSVFQKRLERNSRSVREHSVHPDYPDPSPDLSGTFRALLAVPTDSKLHPVRNISNDETVSLRRKANGRRFAATQRELHEAENQTEHFLEDGIYWSQRLDDGVSMGFGEEDARSWRQRVRRGQVVSLEPGCGRTSNQLATFSDGSRACVRYGINSEQVQGETLSYYLAALLGITNVPPLALLRLDGEQWTHVRRRMEALQWTPSAVVSLSEWVAELSPAVVPAPFHRSGQGLRPLLPELQTKTKAELLELVQWSDLVLFDYITANFDRLVSNLFSLQWDAKAMERDASNLLKTPRGSLVFIDNEAGLVHGYRVLDMWEKYHSAALGSVCVFRRKTARRVAELHRRRDTRARLLQIYRDSEPLAPELGFLSDEHTRILQDRIDRIHEHILHCKEKHDKL